In Danaus plexippus chromosome 9 unlocalized genomic scaffold, MEX_DaPlex mxdp_26, whole genome shotgun sequence, the following proteins share a genomic window:
- the LOC116767771 gene encoding UDP-glucosyltransferase 2-like isoform X1 translates to MDKLLLLSCCVVASHCSNILVVFPVPERSHRVLGESIVKILLEAGHEVTWVTPFPRDIKWSKLDYIDISSTLIHETETGNNDDHGPSISELRLNIQQLGSRYAGLALRHPALQELMMNTTVRFDAVVAEWYHSGLLAPLASVFDCPLVWYTPEDISWQTYGLVHGDSSLDFMASTLQSPSYSLPERLRYLWSKLSFGVRNYFHISATELPEYEACYLRAFQSRRRVLPNYEELVYQGSALLINSHPPLGHKIPLPLNAKFVGGHHIVRKVSPMPKNIAKLLEASKAGVIYVNLESHVTSGEVSHTVIQELIEIFGVVQQTVIWKSEEIQWSLPQNVFMMKNPPQNIILNHTNTIAYINHGQMLSIVDAIHFGVPVIGVPLLEDHIVNMDSVVKRGCGIKVDYTNEFAWKVKDAVNRILKMSSYREQSNKDKLIFRNRVATPQSEVLHLMQLVLDSDGAGHLQSSTLFLSVMERHNLDIIILVLMFFWFLNRAWRLFGAYFVWGEDDSDDKKYQ, encoded by the exons ATGGACAAATTATTGTTACTATCGTGTTGTGTGGTCGCGAGTCACTGTTCCAACATCTTAGTAGTGTTCCCAGTACCGGAGAGGAGTCATCGTGTTCTGGGGGAAtctatagttaaaattttattggagGCCGGTCATGAG GTGACCTGGGTGACTCCTTTCCCGAGGGACATAAAATGGTCTAAATTAGATTACATTGACATTAGCTCGACTCTGATACACGAGACAG AGACGGGAAATAATGACGACCATGGCCCGAGTATTTCAGAACTGAGGCTTAATATTCAGCAGCTGGGGTCTCGGTACGCAGGTCTGGCTCTCCGACACCCCGCCCTTCAGGAGCTGATGATGAATACCACCGTACGCTTCGATGCCGTGGTCGCGGAATGGTATCACTCTGGACTACTGGCTCC ACTGGCATCCGTCTTCGATTGTCCACTAGTCTGGTATACTCCTGAAGATATCTCTTGGCAGACATATGGCCTCGTGCATGGAGATAGCAGTCTCGATTTTATGGCTTCCACTCTTCAATCCCCGAGCTACTCTCTCCCAGAGAGATTAAGATATTTGTGGTCAAAACTCTCTTTTGGTGTTCGAAATTA CTTTCACATAAGCGCGACTGAATTGCCTGAATATGAAGCATGTTACCTCCGCGCGTTTCAGTCCCGGAGGCGTGTCTTACCAAACTATGAAGAATTGGTTTACCAGGGATCagcacttttaattaattctcatCCGCCACTCGGACACAAAATACCTCTACCATTGAATGCCAAATTTGTGGGAGGACATCATATTGTTCGAAAAGTCTCTCCAATGCCTAAG aatattgcaaaattattaGAGGCATCGAAGGCAGgagttatttatgtaaacttAGAATCGCATGTCACAAGCGGAGAGGTGTCACATACTGTTATACAGGAGCTTATAGAGATATTTGGTGTAGTTCAGCAAACTGTGATATGGAAGAGCGAGGAAATCCAGTGGAGCCTTCCACAAAACGTGTTCATGATGAAGAATCCAcctcaaaatattatactga ATCACACAAACACCATAGCATATATAAACCACGGCCAGATGCTTTCAATCGTGGATGCGATCCACTTTGGAGTGCCGGTCATCGGTGTACCACTTCTAGAAGATCACATTGTCAACATGGACTCTGTAGTGAAAAGAGGATGCGGCATTAAAGTTGACTATACCAACGAGTTTGCCTGGAAGGTTAAAGACGCTGTCAACAGGATACTTAAAATGTCAAg TTATCGTGAGCAatcaaataaagataaattgatATTCCGCAACCGTGTGGCGACTCCTCAATCAGAAGTCCTGCACTTGATGCAACTGGTGCTGGACTCAGATGGAGCTGGACACCTGCAGTCCTCGACGCTGTTTCTTTCAGTCATGGAGAGACATAACTTGGACATTATTATACTAGTGTTGATGTTCTTTTGGTTCCTGAACAGGGCATGGAGGTTGTTCGGTGCGTACTTTGTTTGGGGGGAAGACGACAGTGATGATAAAAAGTACCAGTaa
- the LOC116767771 gene encoding UDP-glucosyltransferase 2-like isoform X2 yields the protein MDKLLLLSCCVVASHCSNILVVFPVPERSHRVLGESIVKILLEAGHEVTWVTPFPRDIKWSKLDYIDISSTLIHETETGNNDDHGPSISELRLNIQQLGSRYAGLALRHPALQELMMNTTVRFDAVVAEWYHSGLLAPLASVFDCPLVWYTPEDISWQTYGLVHGDSSLDFMASTLQSPSYSLPERLRYLWSKLSFGVRNYFHISATELPEYEACYLRAFQSRRRVLPNYEELVYQGSALLINSHPPLGHKIPLPLNAKFVGGHHIVRKVSPMPKNIAKLLEASKAGVIYVNLESHVTSGEVSHTVIQELIEIFGVVQQTVIWKSEEIQWSLPQNVFMMKNPPQNIILTYINHGQMLSIVDAIHFGVPVIGVPLLEDHIVNMDSVVKRGCGIKVDYTNEFAWKVKDAVNRILKMSSYREQSNKDKLIFRNRVATPQSEVLHLMQLVLDSDGAGHLQSSTLFLSVMERHNLDIIILVLMFFWFLNRAWRLFGAYFVWGEDDSDDKKYQ from the exons ATGGACAAATTATTGTTACTATCGTGTTGTGTGGTCGCGAGTCACTGTTCCAACATCTTAGTAGTGTTCCCAGTACCGGAGAGGAGTCATCGTGTTCTGGGGGAAtctatagttaaaattttattggagGCCGGTCATGAG GTGACCTGGGTGACTCCTTTCCCGAGGGACATAAAATGGTCTAAATTAGATTACATTGACATTAGCTCGACTCTGATACACGAGACAG AGACGGGAAATAATGACGACCATGGCCCGAGTATTTCAGAACTGAGGCTTAATATTCAGCAGCTGGGGTCTCGGTACGCAGGTCTGGCTCTCCGACACCCCGCCCTTCAGGAGCTGATGATGAATACCACCGTACGCTTCGATGCCGTGGTCGCGGAATGGTATCACTCTGGACTACTGGCTCC ACTGGCATCCGTCTTCGATTGTCCACTAGTCTGGTATACTCCTGAAGATATCTCTTGGCAGACATATGGCCTCGTGCATGGAGATAGCAGTCTCGATTTTATGGCTTCCACTCTTCAATCCCCGAGCTACTCTCTCCCAGAGAGATTAAGATATTTGTGGTCAAAACTCTCTTTTGGTGTTCGAAATTA CTTTCACATAAGCGCGACTGAATTGCCTGAATATGAAGCATGTTACCTCCGCGCGTTTCAGTCCCGGAGGCGTGTCTTACCAAACTATGAAGAATTGGTTTACCAGGGATCagcacttttaattaattctcatCCGCCACTCGGACACAAAATACCTCTACCATTGAATGCCAAATTTGTGGGAGGACATCATATTGTTCGAAAAGTCTCTCCAATGCCTAAG aatattgcaaaattattaGAGGCATCGAAGGCAGgagttatttatgtaaacttAGAATCGCATGTCACAAGCGGAGAGGTGTCACATACTGTTATACAGGAGCTTATAGAGATATTTGGTGTAGTTCAGCAAACTGTGATATGGAAGAGCGAGGAAATCCAGTGGAGCCTTCCACAAAACGTGTTCATGATGAAGAATCCAcctcaaaatattatactga CATATATAAACCACGGCCAGATGCTTTCAATCGTGGATGCGATCCACTTTGGAGTGCCGGTCATCGGTGTACCACTTCTAGAAGATCACATTGTCAACATGGACTCTGTAGTGAAAAGAGGATGCGGCATTAAAGTTGACTATACCAACGAGTTTGCCTGGAAGGTTAAAGACGCTGTCAACAGGATACTTAAAATGTCAAg TTATCGTGAGCAatcaaataaagataaattgatATTCCGCAACCGTGTGGCGACTCCTCAATCAGAAGTCCTGCACTTGATGCAACTGGTGCTGGACTCAGATGGAGCTGGACACCTGCAGTCCTCGACGCTGTTTCTTTCAGTCATGGAGAGACATAACTTGGACATTATTATACTAGTGTTGATGTTCTTTTGGTTCCTGAACAGGGCATGGAGGTTGTTCGGTGCGTACTTTGTTTGGGGGGAAGACGACAGTGATGATAAAAAGTACCAGTaa